actatattttcttcttctttcggATAGtaaactcatcatcatatgatATCATATTGGATATAACGACCGACTCAGGCTATTTGGTAATTACGATTGCGATTATCTTAGGTTGAGAAAAGTATAATATCTTTGTTTGACAAAAGTATAACAACATAAATAAAAGGGAGTAGGGGAGAgtaggaaggaagaaattaaacaaagtaGCCCATTGACATATTTCTCTCCACATCAAAAGGCAAGGAGCCAAATCAAATCATAGAGTTTGCACCAAAAGTTCAAACCAAGTGGCATTCTAATCATTCATAAATTGAACAAGTTTGCCTAAgcatatcatatatatatatatatatatagcatatagaaatccaagaaaataCAATGTACAAGTTTGTACTCCAGACCTTCCTTGTGGAACATATCGCCTTTAAAACCTTCACAAACCACCTTTCACTTTGGATTCCACATCCAGTGAAGCAGTAGGGCATTTATAAGATCAAGAGCAGCGTTAAGGGAAAGAGCGAGCTGGGAAATAGAGAGATGACAGTTTCATCTATctaaccaacccaaccctgcAGGCAGCAATTCAATGGTAAATATTTCAACTCATCAAAGTTATAACAATATGAGCCCGTAGCATAAAGTTTTCGACACATTAACGCCAATCGTCGCGCATTCTTCACGCAAGATAACGGTACAATTTTCTATCTTCTTTGTCCCTCTCCAAAAACTCCCTCTCGATTAGAGATTCTATTCGTTTTTTAATCACAACAGGGTTTGGAAGGAACCTTGACTGCAGCTGCTTTGTGACTTCCGTGACGATGTTATTGTGATCCAATACCCGCCTTGCCTTCATTATTCTAACGATTGCTGCCTCTATCTGTGGTTTTCGATCCTCCTCTACCCTCTGTCGTGTCTCCTGGTTTTCAGGTTCGGACTCCCTTTGTGCAACCACAGTACCGATTTTCACCTTGTACAACTTGCTCGTGAACTTGTCGTTGAAGAAAAATGCATCATCTTCAGCAATGTCCTTGCTCATTGGCTCCTTCCGAAGAACATTCCTTCCTTTCACACATGCCAATGACTGTAGACATCTTTTCAAGTCTACAGCCGGAATCTCTGTGGCCTGCTCAATGTCTCTATAATTCAAGCTATCCGCATTGTTGAACAGCATTAGCACGCACATTTGATACGTGGAAACATTCAACTCATGCTTTTGACCCTTACCGAAGGTTGCTTTCAGATCGGCTGACCCCATATTTGTTTGCCAAGATAATCTTCGCCCAGTATGCGTCCCAAGGTAGTAGCTTTTGAATTTCTCACATATCCCAAGAATTTCTGAAGGAAGGTTGCAAGTTGTGCTAGCCTGAGTTGGCCATGAACCTGTAGTGAGGACCTGCACAACTAGCGTGGGTCCTTCTCCTAACTCGGCACCAAATCTCGCATAGAAACCCTGCATCGTATCCTGAGATGTTTTCATATCAGTGAACATACCCTCCAACTTTGAGGTAAATTGGTACCCACACTCTGTTTTAAGcttaacaatcaaacttcttTCAGCATCGTCAGAGACAGTCTTTCCGGACAGAAGCCTCTTGGCCAAGTGTTGCTTGTAATATTTCTCGAAtacatctttttcttgaagatAACGGAAAAGCATCATAACCTTGTCTAACACAATTTCGATATCCTCCTCACTGACCCCTCTCAATCCTCTGCGAAGCTTGTCATCTACAAACAAAGAGATAAATTCTGGGGAGCGAGCATTCAGGttgataaaatattcaaatgagGAATTCAAGGCATTTTGGAACGTCTTGTCATTGTTGAATGCCATGCTAATAACCTTATCATATTTATCCTTCAAATCAAGGAGTCGCTGCACATAATCCACAGGATCTTTTATCCTATCAGGATCTGTTACCAGCTGCTTACCTGTATCACGGATGTATGATGTCATAACATCTCTTACTATAGAGAGTCCACTCGATACACGACGAAACAAGTTATACATTCTGCCCAAATCTTCATATTTATCATCAACAAACATAAATACTAATCCTGAGTTTTCCATATGGACTAATCTCTGCATGTGACTTTCTATCATCTCTTTCTCCACGACACTGGTTATCTTAGGTTCACTTCTAGCATCTAAGTAATGGGACACCCTTTCTATCTCTTCATTCAAGCGTCTCTCAGCCTTCTTCAAATAATCCCCACAGTCGCAAGACTCAATAAATTGCTGAGACTCGAGACGATAAAAATCTGCAGAGACATCAAGAAAATGTTTTTCGAAGTCTTCTTGGTATACAGAAGAGCCTAAATCCATAAGCATTTTTATAATGTTCCTCATTAAACCCCTGTTTATAACTTCACCACTTCTTTCCATGTGCACAAGTTCAAGAAGAGTATCTCGGAGCCTGGTCTGGGTTTTGCTAGAGTGGATGACAACATCCCTCCATAGATTCAAACCAAGCTCATGAACCGGAGTTTTGTGAGTGCTTGGGATGAAAGTTCTATCCATGTACATCAATATGTCTCGGATCATTTGCAAAGCTTTGTTATGGTCTGCCCATTTCCTGTTCAATTCTACCAAGAAAAGTTCTCCTTGAGCGGCTTCAATTGCTTTGGATATTTCTTTCAGATGAAATGTCATTGTGGTCACAAGTCCAGAGTAAAGTTTTTCCCCAAATTTGTGCAGCACCATATTGTATGCGTTCCTAAATGCATAAGATGCTGAATCATCAGGAGATAAAATCTTTTTACATGAATGCACACCCACGAGAAGGATTGAAAGTAATAAAAGCAACATGGTTCCAATTATACTAGagcagaaaaataatttaaaatcaaagaaaaaaaaaagttgaaaatatatgataaactaGCTGATATGCAGCTTCAACAAGTTGATTTGagcaaaaatattagaagccGATGCATTATGTCAAATgataattctaaaaataattttttcggATATCTGACAGAAGTGAAATTATCATCCAATGTTCactgaaaatataaaaagagaCAGAAACATCTTCGAGTACTGTATTGTTAACACTCGAATCATTCTCACTTGGCTTTTTAATTTGCACAAAGCACaagttgaacaaaaaaatgagTTAATTTCAACTACGCACACAGAGAAGTCCATCCTCCTAGCTTCAGTTCGAATATGGTTATGCAATACTCAATATCACCTTGggcagaaaataaaaaagatttgattGGTCAAACTTTGTATGAGAATTTCGAAAGGGATCTGACAAAATAATCTATAGATgtgattataattataaaaaaaaacaagtataCATTTGGACCCTGTGCGCTTATATCCTACATGCATACAGAGGGTGTTAGAGCAACAGGGGTGATTAGAGCAGCAGGGCTCCACCttcttttcattgaaaaaataaaaagtacaaaaggaaaacaaaggaaaaacctattcatttaatgttaataacaaaagaattaaaattaataaagaatgGAAAGAGTGAACCATGTTGAGGTGTTCAAGTAAGGTAACTCACATGTTTCCTctcaatttttcttataaaaaagatTCTAAAAATTTCTCTCATCATGTCAGCCAAAGGATATCCTTTGCTCCTATCACCCAAATAGCAAGAGCTTTCACACTTGAAAAGAGGCTGCCACGAAGATGAAGTAAACTATTTCATCGACCGAACACCAAGAAAGGTTGAAATCAGTTTAAATCCAGCCCCTTACCTTCTGATTATAATCAAAGTCAAAATAGAAATGGTAAccattttcctcttctttttcaaagaGGCTGCATATGCTAGGGTGGAGGTACACACGGAAATTTCTTTTACCGCCTCCAAGAGCCAAATTCCAAACAAAAGAGTTTTAAATTCTTTAGgagatttaaacttttgattGCTTCAAACAGCAACCATAGGAGAATTGGCTGGGAATTTGTTTCTGTGTGATAATAtggaaaattgattttgtgGCAAAAATTCTCAACGGATCTCCTTTCAAGATTAATGAATCTTCTTGTGAGCAAAGATGGAATTTCTAGAATAAAGTTACAACCAGTCGTCAGTTCTCTGTCGTTCAAGACTCTTCTAGAATTCAGGCATCACACATTTGTTCTCTTCCTTCCTGCAGTTTCTAATCTTACACAATTTCATGTCTTCACCAGGTAGATTGTCAAGAATCTCTCCTCCTTACGAGGATATTCCCCATAGCCATTTTGTGTTACCCAAATAGCACTTTGCTCCTATCTCCGACCTTGGAATCAAGATATTTTTCCACGGGCTATCTGcattttgtttatgaaattcCATGGAATGGGCTTCTTTTACTGATGTTTTCCTTGTGAGCTCCATCCACTAGGAATCTCCATAGCAAGTTTTCTCTAAGAAAAAATCCAATTCCACTTGGTTACAAAAGCAATGTTcctttttttcaagttttcaaGACAGAGACCACCAACCTCTTTGCTTCTATAAACAGAAATTTCCAACTTGTGATCCTTCTGTACCGATTTTAGCCCAATGAaagtttttgaacttttctttCGAAAAGAGTTGCAACACTTGATGGTACTTGTACCGACGAAAGAGATTAACCCTAATGCAATTCATCCTTCCAAGATtataaaacataaagaaaaaaataataataataattgaaagcAAACTCTAGGAAGGAACCACATTAATATGATTGCTGCTACAATTTGATActaaattgaaccaaaaaaaaaaaaacatgtatgcAGAGATTAAGTACTTGCAAACAATGTCCGCAAAAAACATAATCACAATCACCTAACAA
This sequence is a window from Cucurbita pepo subsp. pepo cultivar mu-cu-16 chromosome LG04, ASM280686v2, whole genome shotgun sequence. Protein-coding genes within it:
- the LOC111793073 gene encoding cullin-3A-like, with the translated sequence MSAQKKRNFQIEAFKHRVVVDPKYAEKTWKILEHAIHEIYNHNASGLSFEELYRNAYNMVLHKFGEKLYSGLVTTMTFHLKEISKAIEAAQGELFLVELNRKWADHNKALQMIRDILMYMDRTFIPSTHKTPVHELGLNLWRDVVIHSSKTQTRLRDTLLELVHMERSGEVINRGLMRNIIKMLMDLGSSVYQEDFEKHFLDVSADFYRLESQQFIESCDCGDYLKKAERRLNEEIERVSHYLDARSEPKITSVVEKEMIESHMQRLVHMENSGLVFMFVDDKYEDLGRMYNLFRRVSSGLSIVRDVMTSYIRDTGKQLVTDPDRIKDPVDYVQRLLDLKDKYDKVISMAFNNDKTFQNALNSSFEYFINLNARSPEFISLFVDDKLRRGLRGVSEEDIEIVLDKVMMLFRYLQEKDVFEKYYKQHLAKRLLSGKTVSDDAERSLIVKLKTECGYQFTSKLEGMFTDMKTSQDTMQGFYARFGAELGEGPTLVVQVLTTGSWPTQASTTCNLPSEILGICEKFKSYYLGTHTGRRLSWQTNMGSADLKATFGKGQKHELNVSTYQMCVLMLFNNADSLNYRDIEQATEIPAVDLKRCLQSLACVKGRNVLRKEPMSKDIAEDDAFFFNDKFTSKLYKVKIGTVVAQRESEPENQETRQRVEEDRKPQIEAAIVRIMKARRVLDHNNIVTEVTKQLQSRFLPNPVVIKKRIESLIEREFLERDKEDRKLYRYLA